Proteins from a genomic interval of Oceanispirochaeta crateris:
- a CDS encoding MORN repeat-containing protein → MEEFNCRGKLSSLTLESVSPDPELPKQDEEQRLFVAKLFYDHSGLLIRKQEPRKTTFYHYNDDKQLEKEVEVRDAEHISREKIYQYSAGRLLSEVSEEERVSYHYNSRDKLNFTTSWVGDIQESVCSYVFDDRGLVTLKEIRDSEGLLLRSCQMKRNPQGLITEEIIINQNNIILEHNRYEYTVFHGENWLKRECYRIEEGREPVLRGILYRNISLAPESAPESSLQQAMETPSVNEEMTEELPEELEKDLPENEEAPQIPLNIEKKLRFKNGLYQGSVNGDNKPEGQGEFWGKDGSRYSGGFHKGEMEGKGNLLHKNGSSYTGDFHKGLPHGEGECLWPDGNRYRGEFFWGEMHGIGSFTWTDGTRFTGLFEHNKSTDQGLLENAELPGEETE, encoded by the coding sequence ATGGAAGAGTTTAACTGCCGGGGAAAGCTGAGTTCTTTGACTCTGGAATCTGTTAGCCCAGACCCGGAACTGCCGAAACAGGATGAAGAACAGCGCCTCTTTGTTGCCAAACTCTTTTATGATCACAGCGGTCTCCTTATCCGAAAGCAGGAACCACGCAAGACAACCTTCTACCATTACAATGATGACAAACAACTTGAAAAAGAGGTGGAAGTCCGGGATGCCGAACATATAAGCAGAGAGAAGATTTATCAGTACTCCGCAGGCCGGCTTCTGAGCGAAGTATCAGAAGAAGAGAGGGTCAGCTACCACTACAACAGCAGAGACAAACTCAATTTCACAACGAGCTGGGTCGGAGATATTCAAGAATCAGTTTGTTCATACGTCTTTGATGACCGAGGCTTGGTCACCCTCAAAGAGATTCGCGATTCAGAAGGTCTGCTGTTGAGAAGCTGCCAAATGAAAAGGAACCCCCAGGGCTTAATCACAGAAGAAATCATTATCAATCAGAACAATATTATCCTGGAACACAACAGGTACGAATATACGGTATTTCACGGAGAAAACTGGCTCAAGAGAGAGTGTTACCGCATAGAGGAAGGCCGTGAGCCTGTACTGAGGGGCATACTCTATAGGAATATATCTTTAGCTCCCGAATCCGCTCCAGAGAGCTCACTGCAACAGGCCATGGAAACACCCTCGGTCAATGAGGAGATGACAGAAGAACTTCCAGAAGAATTGGAAAAGGACCTGCCAGAAAATGAAGAAGCTCCTCAAATACCCTTGAACATTGAAAAAAAATTGAGATTCAAAAACGGTCTTTACCAGGGATCGGTCAACGGAGACAACAAACCAGAAGGCCAGGGAGAGTTTTGGGGAAAAGACGGAAGTCGCTACAGCGGCGGATTCCATAAGGGCGAGATGGAAGGCAAGGGGAATCTACTGCATAAAAACGGCAGCAGTTATACAGGTGATTTTCACAAGGGCCTACCCCATGGTGAAGGGGAGTGCCTCTGGCCCGATGGGAACCGTTATAGAGGGGAGTTTTTCTGGGGTGAAATGCATGGCATAGGATCCTTCACATGGACCGACGGAACCCGGTTTACAGGACTCT